The following coding sequences are from one Anguilla anguilla isolate fAngAng1 chromosome 12, fAngAng1.pri, whole genome shotgun sequence window:
- the LOC118209161 gene encoding olfactory receptor 10A6-like produces MTMILDIESIMRVLTKTQVVDMENKSYVPLKQPIIFQLEGFIVPKETAHLLFALSLLGYLATLTGNGVVCVAIFVEKSLHKPMYVMICNLVACDLLGGTAMLTRLMSDFLSEERTITYAAAIFQAFSMHTYGSATQTILSVMAYDRYVAICEPLRYHTIMTKGKLVGLCLTAWLIAFSLVLILFVMNVTTPLCGTLIVHVYCSNRSILRLACHPTPYNDIYGLVMTWSLSTGSFLVIAFSYIKILVACLVVRKETNKRKVIQTCAPHLVAYVIFEITSIIIIMSYRVPEISENMKKFCSILSIILPPIINPIIYGLVMRDIRVNIIKLFKRKVVPNQ; encoded by the exons ATGACAATGATCCTGGACATCGAGTCGATAATGAG gGTCCTGACCAAGACGCAAGTGGTTGACATGGAAAACAAGTCTTACGTGCCTTTGAAGCAGCCCATAATTTTCCAGTTGGAAGGGTTCATCGTTCCCAAGGAAACGGCCCATCTCCTCTTCGCGCTGTCCTTGCTCGGGTACCTGGCCACGCTGACGGGGAACGGCGTCGTCTGCGTCGCGATATTCGTCGAGAAGTCGCTGCACAAGCCCATGTACGTCATGATCTGCAACCTCGTCGCCTGCGACCTGCTGGGGGGCACCGCCATGCTGACGAGGCTGATGTCCGACTTCCTGTCCGAAGAGCGGACCATCACGTACGCGGCCGCCATCTTCCAGGCGTTCAGCATGCACACGTACGGCTCCGCCACGCAGACCATACTGTCCGTCATGGCGTACGACAGGTACGTCGCCATCTGCGAGCCGCTCAGGTACCACACCATCATGACCAAGGGGAAACTGGTCGGGCTTTGCCTGACTGCCTGGCTCATCGCATTCAGCTTGGTGCTGATCTTGTTCGTGATGAACGTGACGACCCCGCTGTGCGGAACGCTGATAGTGCACGTTTACTGTAGCAACAGGTCGATACTGCGGCTGGCGTGCCACCCTACCCCTTACAACGACATCTACGGGCTGGTTATGACGTGGTCGTTGAGCACTGGATCTTTCCTGGTCATCGCCTTCTCCTACATAAAAATCCTGGTGGCGTGCTTGGTCGTTAGGAAAGAGACCAACAAGAGAAAAGTCATCCAAACGTGCGCGCCTCACCTGGTTGCTTACGTCATATTTGAAATCACTTCCATCATTATAATTATGTCCTATCGCGTTCCGGAGATAAGTGAGAATATGAAGAAGTTTTGCTCGATCCTGTCCATAATTCTACCGCCTATTATCAACCCGATCATATATGGCTTGGTAATGAGGGACATACGCGTCAACATCATCAAACTTTTTAAGAGAAAAGTTGTTCCAAATCAGTGA
- the LOC118210076 gene encoding olfactory receptor 52E4-like translates to MDNASINSQILRIEGFEISAQFVYPLFFLMLFAYLALVVSNIGVLVLIITERGLHQPMYLLFCNLSVNDLIGNTVLMPRLMSDVVSPERYISYSQCVLQAFCSHTFGSASHLILIIMALDRYVAICHPLRYPSLMTTRTVVKLSATAWGASLFLVSVLLGLTIRLSRCRSTILNAYCDNASLFKLSCEDVTVNNIYGLFFTVVLFASSMGSIAVTYFRIAVICWTRKSKELNSKAAQTCASHLVLYLIMLWTGFLTIILHRFPNYPDLRKLAYILFHVVPANLNPIIYGLQTKTLRKKIVQIFKTKVTQS, encoded by the coding sequence ATGGATAACGCATCGATCAACAGCCAAATCCTGCGAATCGAGGGGTTTGAAATCTCCGCACAATTTGTGTACCCTTTATTTTTCCTGATGCTGTTTGCCTACCTCGCCCTTGTAGTCTCCAACATTGGAGTCCTTGTTCTCATAATCACAGAGAGGGGCTTGCACCAGCCCATGTACCTGCTGTTCTGCAACCTGTCCGTGAACGATCTGATCGGAAACACGGTCCTGATGCCTCGTCTGATGTCGGACGTGGTCTCGCCCGAGCGCTACATCTCGTACAGTCAGTGCGTCCTGCAGGCGTTCTGCAGCCACACGTTCGGGTCCGCCTCCCACTTGATCCTCATCATCATGGCCCTGGACAGGTACGTGGCCATCTGCCACCCTTTGAGGTACCCCTCCCTAATGACCACCAGGACCGTGGTGAAGCTCTCCGCCACCGCCTGGGGCGCCTCGCTCTTCCTGGTGTCCGTCTTGCTGGGCCTCACCATCCGGCTGTCCCGCTGCAGGTCCACCATTTTGAACGCCTACTGCGACAACGCGTCCCTGTTCAAGCTGTCCTGCGAGGACGTGACGGTCAACAACATCTACGGGCTGTTCTTCACCGTGGTGCTGTTCGCGTCCTCCATGGGCAGCATCGCAGTCACCTATTTCAGGATCGCCGTCATCTGCTGGACCAGGAAGAGCAAGGAGCTGAACAGCAAGGCCGCGCAGACCTGCGCCAGCCACCTGGTGCTGTACCTCATCATGCTGTGGACGGGCTTTTTGACCATCATCCTGCACCGCTTTCCCAACTACCCCGACCTGAGGAAACTGGCGTACATTTTGTTTCACGTCGTTCCCGCCAACTTGAACCCCATCATCTACGGGCTCCAGACTAAGAccctcagaaagaaaattgtgcaGATTTTCAAGACCAAAGTGACCCAGTCTTAA
- the LOC118209121 gene encoding olfactory receptor 6N2-like, giving the protein MRANEVNNTTGQIDHALQQLDYNQTFSGDFVIVGGELGLNDFYTELSVLLLVVYLVVIIGNLTVFSVVMLETKLHTPMYFFLSNLSIIDIVITTSVLPKMLMVCLWNDVVISFSGCFLQLYFYLAFQSVECFVLTAMAYDRYVAICNPLRYNDIVTPRTCVILAISAWICGILLPLPNVVPASRLSYCFNTIMFWFCDFPPVIALSCVDSTFLLVQALGIASIALVFPFFLIVFSYYRIVVAICKIKSLDGRKKAFSTCSSHLIIVILFFFAHLCVYISATIKNVHPNVLILISIFNCFLTPFANPIIYSFRNKDLKTAIRKHFHLCEVLS; this is encoded by the exons ATGAGAGCAAATGAAGTGAACAACACAACTGGACAAATAGACC ATGCTCTTCAACAGCTGGACTACAACCAAACCTTCTCTGGAGATTTTGTCATTGTTGGGGGAGAACTGGGACTCAATGACTTCTACACGGagctctctgttctcctcctggTGGTCTACCTCGTAGTCATCATTGGAAACCTCACAGTTTTCTCCGTGGTGATGCTGGAAACCAAACTGCATACGCCCATGTACTTTTTCCTCAGCAACCTGTCAATCATTGACATCGTCATCACAACCAGTGTTCTGCCCAAGATGTTGATGGTGTGCCTGTGGAATGATGTCGTCATTTCGTTCTCTGGGTGTTTCTTGCAGCTCTACTTCTACTTGGCGTTTCAGTCTGTTGAGTGTTTCGTGCTGACCGCGATGGCCTATGACCGCTACGTGGCCATTTGTAACCCTCTACGCTACAATGATATCGTCACTCCCAGGACTTGTGTCATACTTGCCATCTCTGCTTGGATTTGTGGAATTCTGTTACCCCTTCCAAATGTAGTCCCCGCCTCAAGATTATCTTACTGTTTCAACACAATTATGTTCTGGTTTTGTGATTTCCCTCCTGTTATTGCACTGTCCTGTGTGGACTCGACGTTTTTGCTGGTCCAGGCTCTAGGCATTGCTTCCATAGCGCTCGTTTTCCCATTCTTTCTCATTGTTTTTTCTTACTATAGAATTGTTGTGGCAATCTGCAAAATCAAATCACTGGACGGCCGTAAGAAGGCCTTCTCCACCTGCTCTTCGCACCTCATCATCGTCATTCTCTTCTTTTTCGCCCACCTGTGCGTCTATATCAGTGCCACGATAAAGAATGTCCATCCGAATGTTCTCATCTTGATCTCCATCTTCAACTGCTTCCTGACTCCTTTTGCGAACCCCATCATTTACAGCTTCAGAAATAAGGACTTGAAGACCGCTATTCGAAAACACTTCCACCTCTGCGAGGTTCTTTCCTGA
- the LOC118209163 gene encoding uncharacterized protein DDB_G0271670-like — MYFFVHSSSSSSSSSSSSNNSSSSSSSSSNNSSSSSNSSSSRSSSNSSSSSSSSSNSSSSSTSSISSSEGNISSSSSSSSSTNSSSSSSSSSSSRSSSSSSSSSSSTSSSSSSSSSSSSSSSSSSSSISSSSSSSSSSSSSSSSSSSSSSSSSSSSSSSSSSISSSSSSSSSSSSSSSSSSSSSISSSSSSSSSSSSSSSSSSSNSSSSSSS, encoded by the exons atgtatttctttgtcca tagtagtagtagcagcagcagcagcagtagtagcagtaataatagtagcagtagtagcagtagtagcagtaataatagtagcagtagtagtaatagtagtagtagccgtagtagtagtaatagtagcagcagcagtagtagtagtagtaacagcagtagtagcagtactagcagtattagtagtagtgAAGGGAATAT tagtagtagtagtagtagtagcagtagtactaacagcagcagcagcagtagcagtagcagtagcagtcgtagtagtagtagtagcagtagcagtagtagtagtactagcagcagcagcagcagtagcagtagtagtagtagcagcagcagcagcagcagcagtagtattagcagcagcagcagcagtagcagtagcagtagtagtagtagtagcagcagcagcagcagtagcagtagtagtagtagcagcagcagcagcagcagcagtagtattagcagcagcagtagcagtagcagtagcagtagtagtagcagtagtagtagtagcagcagcagcatcagcagcagtagtagtagtagcagcagcagcagcagcagcagcagcagtagcagtagcaacagcagcagcagtagtagtagt
- the LOC118209122 gene encoding olfactory receptor 2D2-like: MRNSVKTSSLTEPWERKLQVRRAGKMRARGANGTTEQTQNVSQRLDYNQSQIQQFFIAGGELGLKQYYTELSVCILVVYILVVIGNSMVCTVVVLETKLHTPMYIFLSNLSFADIIITTSVFPKMISVGLLNDLAISFTGCFLQLNTYLTFQSIESVILAVMAYDRYVAVCNPLRYNEIVTPRVCALLSVFAWTCGTLVPLPTVIPSSRLPYCGDQVMFWFCDFPPVVSLSCLDSALLLLAALVNASVVIVFPVFVIIWTYWKIILAVCKIKSADGRMKAFSTCSSHLSVVILFYCSHLCVYLSAMVRNVHPNVLILVSIVNCFLTPFANPIIYSLRNKELKAAIVKHFHINKILV, from the exons ATGAGGAACTCTGTTAAAACGAGCAGCCTCACAGAACCCTGGGAGAGAAAGTTGCAGGTCAGACGAGCAGGCAAGATGAGAGCACGAGGAGCCAACGGAACGACTGAGCAAACGCAAA ATGTCAGTCAACGGCTGGACTACAACCAAAGCCAGATCCAACAGTTTTTCATTGCTGGGGGAGAGCTGGGGCTCAAACAATACtacacagagctctctgttTGCATCTTGGTGGTCTACATTCTAGTAGTTATTGGTAACTCTATGGTTTGCACTGTGGTGGTGCTGGAGACCAAACtgcacacacccatgtacaTTTTCCTCAGCAATCTCTCCTTCGCAGACATCATCATCACAACCAGTGTTTTCCCCAAGATGATATCTGTGGGCTTACTGAATGACCTTGCCATTTCTTTCACAGGGTGCTTCTTGCAGCTGAACACCTATTTGACATTTCAGTCTATTGAGAGTGTTATCCTGGCTGTCATGGCCTATGACCGCTACGTGGCCGTTTGTAATCCTTTACGCTACAATGAAATTGTCACGCCTAGGGTGTGTGCTCTGCTCTCAGTCTTCGCTTGGACTTGTGGAACTTTAGTGCCTCTTCCAACTGTAATTCCTTCATCAAGGTTACCTTATTGCGGGGACCAAGTCATGTTCTGGTTTTGTGATTTCCCTCCTGTCGTTTCACTGTCCTGCTTGGACTCAGCATTGTTGCTGCTTGCAGCTCTCGTGAACGCCTCGGTAGTCATTGTTTTCCCTGTATTTGTCATCATTTGGACatactggaaaataattttagcGGTTTGTAAAATTAAATCTGCCGATGGCCGTATGAAGGccttctccacctgctcctcacaTCTCAGTGTTGTAATCCTGTTCTATTGTTCACATCTGTGTGTCTATCTCAGTGCCATGGTAAGAAATGTTCATCCGAATGTTCTCATCTTGGTCTCCATCGTCAACTGTTTCCTGACTCCATTTGCGAACCCCATCATTTACAGCTTGAGAAACAAAGAGTTAAAGGCTGCTATTGTAAAACACTTCCACATAAATAAGATATTAGTGTGA
- the LOC118210101 gene encoding olfactory receptor 6K3-like: MRARGANGTTGQVENVSQQLDDNQSHIQQFLILGGELGLKYFYTELSVFLLVIYLLIVIGNSVVFIAVVLETKLHTPMYIFLGNLSVTDIVITTSVLPKFISVGFLNDIAISYSGCFLQLMTYLGFQASEGVLLAVMAYDRYVAICNPLRYNDIITPRVCALLAVSTCITGILIPLPIVILSGMLPYCGNHIMFWFCDFPPVIALSCSDTTPLLFLALGNAVAVMGVTGIVIIWTYSRIIFTVCKIKSEDGRKKAFSTCSSHLSIVVLFYSAHLCVYISSTVKNVHPNVLILISIMNCLLTPFANPIIYSLRNKELKTAIQKHFNIRQVFSRLHPL, from the exons ATGAGAGCACGAGGAGCCAACGGAACAACCGGGCAAGTAGAGA ATGTCAGTCAACAGTTGGACGACAACCAAAGCCACATCCAACAGTTCCTCATTCTTGGGGGAGAGCTGGGGCTCAAATACTTCTACACGGAGCTCTCAGTTTTCCTCCTGGTGATCTACCTCCTCATAGTCATTGGTAACAGCGTGGTTTTCATTGCGGTGGTGCTGGAGACCAAGCTGCACACGCCCATGTACATTTTCCTCGGCAATCTCTCCGTAACAGACATCGTTATTACGACCAGCGTTCTCCCCAAGTTCATATCCGTGGGCTTCCTGAATGACATCGCCATTTCCTACTCGGGGTGCTTCCTGCAGCTGATGACTTATTTGGGATTTCAGGCTTCAGAGGGCGTTTTGCTCGCTGTCATGGCTTATGACCGCTACGTGGCCATTTGCAATCCTCTGCGCTACAACGATATCATCACTCCCCGGGTGTGTGCTCTGCTCGCGGTCTCTACTTGCATTACAGGAATTTTAATACCCCTTCCAATCGTAATCCTATCAGGAATGTTACCGTACTGTGGGAACCACATCATGTTCTGGTTTTGTGATTTCCCTCCTGTCATCGCACTGTCCTGTTCGGACACAACCCCCCTGCTCTTCCTAGCTCTCGGGAATGCTGTAGCGGTAATGGGCGTCACTGGAATTGTCATTATTTGGACATACAGTCGAATAATTTTCACAGTTTGTAAAATTAAATCTGAAGACGGCCGTAAAAAAGccttctccacctgctcctcccATCTCAGCATTGTAGTCCTGTTCTATTCTGCACATCTTTGTGTCTATATAAGTTCCACAGTAAAAAATGTTCATCCGAATGTTCTCATCTTGATCTCCATCATGAACTGTTTACTGACTCCGTTTGCGAACCCCATCATTTACAGCTTGAGAAACAAAGAGCTGAAGACCGCTATTCAAAAACACTTCAACATCAGACAGGTTTTCTCTCGTTTACATCCCCTGTAA
- the LOC118209872 gene encoding olfactory receptor 10J1-like isoform X3 yields MRNSVKTSSLTEPWERKLQVRRAGKMRARGANGTTEQTQNANQQLDYNQSHIQQFLIAGGELGLKPFYTELAVLLLVVYLLVLISNFMVFFAVVLETKLHTPMYIFLSSLSLTDIIITTSVLPKMISVCLLNDIAISFSGCFLQQITYLTFQVTEGILLVLMCYDRYVAICNPLRYNDIINPRMCVLLSVFACIAGFLMMIPIPMYASRLPYCRTHLMFWFCDIPPVIALSCSDTTNLQFTVLGIALLVIVVPGSVIIWTYSKIIIAVLKMSSVDGRKKAFSTCSSHLSIVILFYFAHLCVYIGSTVKNVHPNVLILISIMNCLLTPFANPIIYSLRNKELKTAILKHFHINEVFISFSRLRPQ; encoded by the exons ATGAGGAACTCTGTTAAAACGAGCAGCCTCACAGAACCCTGGGAGAGAAAGTTGCAGGTCAGACGAGCAGGCAAGATGAGAGCTCGAGGAGCTAACGGAACGACCGAGCAAACGCAAA atgccAATCAACAGCTGGACTACAACCAAAGCCACATCCAACAGTTCCTCATTGCTGGGGGAGAGCTGGGGCTCAAACCCTTCTACACAGAGCTCGCTGTTCTCCTCCTGGTGGTCTACCTTCTAGTGCTCATTAGTAACTTTATGGTTTTCTTTGCGGTGGTGCTGGAGACCAAACtgcacacacccatgtacaTTTTCCTTAGTAGTCTCTCTCTAACAGATATCATCATCACAACCAGCGTTCTCCCCAAGATGATATCGGTGTGCCTACTGAATGATATTGCCATTTCTTTCTCCGGCTGCTTCTTGCAGCAGATCACCTATTTGACATTTCAGGTTACTGAGGgcattttgcttgttttaatgTGCTATGACCGCTATGTGGCAATTTGCAATCCTCTACGCTACAATGATATCATCAATCCCCGGATGTGTGTTCTACTCTCAGTCTTTGCTTGCATTGCTGGATTTTTAATGATGATTCCAATTCCAATGTACGCATCAAGGTTACCTTATTGTAGGACCCACCTCATGTTCTGGTTTTGTGATATCCCTCCAGTTATTGCACTGTCCTGTTCGGACACAACAAACCTGCAGTTCACAGTTCTAGGGATTGCTTTACTAGTAATTGTGGTTCCAGGATCTGTCATTATTTggacatacagtaaaataattatcgcagttttaaaaatgtcttctgtAGATGGGCGTAAAAAGGccttctccacctgctcctcacaTCTCAGTATTGTAATCCTGTTCTACTTCGCACATCTTTGTGTCTATATAGGTTCCACGGTAAAAAATGTTCATCCGAATGTTCTCATCTTAATCTCCATCATGAACTGTTTACTGACTCCATTTGCGAACCCCATCATTTACAGCTTGAGAAATAAAGAGTTAAAGACCGCTATTCTAAAACATTTCCACATCAATGAGGTTTTCATAAGTTTCTCTCGTTTACGTCCccagtaa
- the LOC118209872 gene encoding olfactory receptor 10J1-like isoform X2, translating into MRNSVKTSSLTDPSERKLQVRRAGKMRARGANGTTEQTQNANQQLDYNQSHIQQFLIAGGELGLKPFYTELAVLLLVVYLLVLISNFMVFFAVVLETKLHTPMYIFLSSLSLTDIIITTSVLPKMISVCLLNDIAISFSGCFLQQITYLTFQVTEGILLVLMCYDRYVAICNPLRYNDIINPRMCVLLSVFACIAGFLMMIPIPMYASRLPYCRTHLMFWFCDIPPVIALSCSDTTNLQFTVLGIALLVIVVPGSVIIWTYSKIIIAVLKMSSVDGRKKAFSTCSSHLSIVILFYFAHLCVYIGSTVKNVHPNVLILISIMNCLLTPFANPIIYSLRNKELKTAILKHFHINEVFISFSRLRPQ; encoded by the exons ATGAGGAACTCTGTTAAAACGAGCAGCCTCACAGATCCCTCTGAGAGAAAGTTGCAGGTCAGACGAGCAGGCAAGATGAGAGCTCGAGGAGCTAACGGAACGACCGAGCAAACACAAA atgccAATCAACAGCTGGACTACAACCAAAGCCACATCCAACAGTTCCTCATTGCTGGGGGAGAGCTGGGGCTCAAACCCTTCTACACAGAGCTCGCTGTTCTCCTCCTGGTGGTCTACCTTCTAGTGCTCATTAGTAACTTTATGGTTTTCTTTGCGGTGGTGCTGGAGACCAAACtgcacacacccatgtacaTTTTCCTTAGTAGTCTCTCTCTAACAGATATCATCATCACAACCAGCGTTCTCCCCAAGATGATATCGGTGTGCCTACTGAATGATATTGCCATTTCTTTCTCCGGCTGCTTCTTGCAGCAGATCACCTATTTGACATTTCAGGTTACTGAGGgcattttgcttgttttaatgTGCTATGACCGCTATGTGGCAATTTGCAATCCTCTACGCTACAATGATATCATCAATCCCCGGATGTGTGTTCTACTCTCAGTCTTTGCTTGCATTGCTGGATTTTTAATGATGATTCCAATTCCAATGTACGCATCAAGGTTACCTTATTGTAGGACCCACCTCATGTTCTGGTTTTGTGATATCCCTCCAGTTATTGCACTGTCCTGTTCGGACACAACAAACCTGCAGTTCACAGTTCTAGGGATTGCTTTACTAGTAATTGTGGTTCCAGGATCTGTCATTATTTggacatacagtaaaataattatcgcagttttaaaaatgtcttctgtAGATGGGCGTAAAAAGGccttctccacctgctcctcacaTCTCAGTATTGTAATCCTGTTCTACTTCGCACATCTTTGTGTCTATATAGGTTCCACGGTAAAAAATGTTCATCCGAATGTTCTCATCTTAATCTCCATCATGAACTGTTTACTGACTCCATTTGCGAACCCCATCATTTACAGCTTGAGAAATAAAGAGTTAAAGACCGCTATTCTAAAACATTTCCACATCAATGAGGTTTTCATAAGTTTCTCTCGTTTACGTCCccagtaa